The nucleotide window TTGGAAGTTGTTCACATTCTAAATAGTTTTAACAGGAGAATGCCTCCCAGGTGTGGGATGTTTCCATCTTATATCTAATGAAGTTTATCATAGGATACCGACGGTTAAACCATCTGGAAATCACCAAGAAGGAATTTCGCAAGCAAGTGGAAAGAGATTAATGTTTCTAGAGCTTCTTGGTAGACAGAATTTTGCAAGCAAGTGGGAAGAGAGTTTCCAGAGTTAGTTTGATGTCTATCAACAATCATATGGTGGTATCACCAGATGGTCTGTAATTTTAAAGGAGAATTGTAGTGTTTCAGTGGAGGTTGCTAATGAACCGTTCCAACATAAAACTCTTCAAGCCATCTATCCTCTGAATTCCAAATACCTCAATTGACATAAAATCTTCATgccattttaattttcttcataactcaataactatatagGTAAAAGTTCAATTATGGGAATGAATGCCTAccacccatttaaaaaaaaaaaaaacagttgatTGATCACATTGGCCAGATCAACTGCTACCGCAAGCCACTGTTTCTAATAACGCAAACAACCAcccttactcttttttttttttttttatcagtaatcaaggtattttattcataagaataTGCAAAGCCCAAATACACAAGGAGTATATGTGACAAACTTGGGCAAACAACCACCCTTACTCTAATAAGCAAAACGTTGCTCTAAAGCCCCTGAAGATATGTATATCCATCAAACCAAAAGTCCTTAATTCCACTGATACAAGAATAAAAGACAATTTAACAGATAAGTAATTCGAGCCTAGATCCATTCTACCGGTAACTTCTGTATGGATTTTCTTTTGGATGTCGAAGAAATGTTCACTTTTCACACTTCCAAGCATCTTGTGCCCAGTTCAGAGAACCAACATTTTAATAAGATTCCAAACTACTCAAAGCTACATACTGAATGAATCTCAATCAAGAAATGAAATGGTGTGCAACCAGAGATTTCtgcatttcatatataataaagtatgcATGTCATATAAAAAATGACGTAAGGTCTTATATGGCCTTGGGAAACACATTTCTACATAACTTACATGCTAAAGATGGATCAAATTCCTCAGCTCACGTCATGCAAGTTTCAACCCATTTTAACACTTGATATTGAAAATCAATCATTTATTCTAACGACTTAAGTCGCTAATCTCTACAAAAAGGAGGATCTTACAAGTTAGACACAATATATTATTCCAAAATACTAAACAACAGCAACAGGGaaatttctaaattattttgatccatttaattaaaatttcctGCATTTCACCAACCAAAGTTAATTCCAGATTTTGATCCTACGTAATTTCACAAGAGATTCATAATGGACGGATTAATGAAGTAATTAGTTCATGCCATCGAATGCATAATTGCTGGAACATattctgtctctctctttccacACCAACCAAAGTTAATTCCAGATTTTGATCCTACGTACTTTCACAATTCATAATGGAAGGACTTAAGAATCATGCCGTCGAATGCATAATTGCAGGAACatactctatctctctctctcaagaaaacaaatatatgGTTTACAAGATGACATTCATGTGATTAGACCAGGATCATTTAGCAAAATGACATTCAAAGCgtatgaaaaatatcataagaaaatataaataagtaaCTGCGAGAAAAATAGTTTGGGTACCAATCACAAACGCAAAATCAAGCATCAGGATCATCTGAGGCCTTTCCACCAAAGGGATCATGAGTCGGACCAACATCCTGCCCAATGTGGCGCTGCACTAACCGCTGTAAATCGGCCATAACCTTGTGTTCACGCTTCGCCTTCTCTTCGTAGTTAAACATGGCCAACGCCCTCTTGTCCTCGGCACTATAAACTTGGTTTTCCTTCCTAATACGAATGGCATTCATCCTCTGGTGCCTGCTACCACTCATGACATACCCAAGACCCTCAAACTTCTGAATCTCCTCTGCTGATAGACCCACTTCACCTCTACGCGGGATACGCTTCCCTTGCTGCACATACTGTGCAATGGCATCACCCTCACCGGGTCTAAGTGCACCACCATAACTAATATGCCCTTCAGCTCTCGGTAAAGGCATTGGCCCAACCACCGGTTCGTTATCCAAAGCCGGTAGCTTCTTCTGCGCGTCAATCATTTCCTTAAACCTCAATGCCTCCGCATCGATTTCAACCATCGTTGCCTCATCCACCTTCGCCTTAGCGTGTTCTTCTACCTCAGAACCCGAATTCTCGCTGGAAGAGCGATTCTGCTTCTTTGACCTTTCTCGATCACTGGCATCAGAGTCGTCACTTTCGTCTGAATCGCTGCTATATCTGCtccgttttcttcttcttctactcctgCTACTTCTGTTGCTACCCTTGTGCCTCCTGCTACTTCTCTTACTCCTTTTACTTGATTTCTTTCTCCGCTTTCGGACTCCCTCAGATTCATCCGATTCACCATCGCTATCTCCCTCGCTCTCGTCCGATTCGTATTTTCTATTTCTACGCTTAGAAATCGAACCGTTCCGCTTTCTCCTCGACCTCGAATCATCGGACTCAGAGTCCCTCTCCGATTTTTCCGAGTCGGAGTTAGATATCCTTTTCCGATTactctccttttcttttactttctctttcttttccaagCTCGAATCGCTCTTCTCCTCGCTACCATCTCCATACTTGTCCGAGATCTCCTCGGCTTTCTCCACCTCAAATTCATCGTTCTGGTTTCTAGGCGGACTCGGCGTCACGTTCCAAATACAACACTTCAGCGTCTTCCTCATCTTCTGCCTCTTCAGCCTCCGGTACTCTTCATAGCTCAGGCCCTTCAATTCCTCGTCGGACTCCGAATCGGACCGCTTCCCATTTCGGTAATCGCGGTCGAGGTACGCCCGGCCCTTGTAGTCTACGTCTCCGCGGCCGAATCGT belongs to Juglans regia cultivar Chandler chromosome 8, Walnut 2.0, whole genome shotgun sequence and includes:
- the LOC108989219 gene encoding NF-kappa-B-activating protein, which gives rise to MGRPSSTIEIPEKRHRSDRYTPDDSDTSLGYSRRRGRRSPSYDAYDRYDDHRRRHSNSPVRISSPNPRRSPRPDKALDNDALPKRFGRGDVDYKGRAYLDRDYRNGKRSDSESDEELKGLSYEEYRRLKRQKMRKTLKCCIWNVTPSPPRNQNDEFEVEKAEEISDKYGDGSEEKSDSSLEKKEKVKEKESNRKRISNSDSEKSERDSESDDSRSRRKRNGSISKRRNRKYESDESEGDSDGESDESEGVRKRRKKSSKRSKRSSRRHKGSNRSSRSRRRRKRSRYSSDSDESDDSDASDRERSKKQNRSSSENSGSEVEEHAKAKVDEATMVEIDAEALRFKEMIDAQKKLPALDNEPVVGPMPLPRAEGHISYGGALRPGEGDAIAQYVQQGKRIPRRGEVGLSAEEIQKFEGLGYVMSGSRHQRMNAIRIRKENQVYSAEDKRALAMFNYEEKAKREHKVMADLQRLVQRHIGQDVGPTHDPFGGKASDDPDA